From the Streptomyces pluripotens genome, one window contains:
- a CDS encoding IS110 family transposase: MFDTEDVGVFLGLDVGKTTHHGHALTPAGKKVLDKQLPNSEPKLRAVFDKLAAKFGTVLVIVDQPASIGALPLTVARDTGCTVAYLPGLAMRRIADLYPGEAKTDAKDAAVIADAARTMPHTLRSLELTDEITAELTVLVGFDQDLAAEATRTSNRIRGLLTQFHPSLERVLGPRLDHQAVTWLLERYGSPAALRKAGRRRLVELIRPKAPRMAQRLIDDVFEALDEQTVVVPGTGTLDIVVPSLARSLAAVHEQRRALEAQINALLEAHPLSKVLTSMPGVGVRTAAVLLVTVGDGTSFPTAAHLASYAGLAPVTKSSGTSIHGEHAPRGGNRQLKRAMFLSAFAALHDPASRTYYDKQRDRNKTHTQALLRLARQRISVLFAMLRDGTFYEPRDPKDVELAA; the protein is encoded by the coding sequence ATGTTCGACACCGAAGACGTGGGCGTGTTCCTCGGCCTGGACGTCGGCAAGACGACCCACCACGGCCACGCGCTCACGCCGGCCGGCAAGAAGGTCCTCGACAAGCAGCTGCCGAACAGCGAGCCGAAACTGCGGGCCGTGTTCGACAAACTGGCCGCGAAGTTCGGCACCGTGCTGGTGATCGTGGACCAGCCCGCCTCCATCGGCGCCCTGCCCCTGACTGTCGCCCGGGACACAGGCTGCACCGTCGCCTACCTGCCCGGACTCGCGATGCGGCGGATCGCCGACCTCTACCCGGGCGAAGCCAAGACCGACGCGAAGGACGCCGCGGTCATCGCGGATGCGGCCCGCACCATGCCGCACACCCTGCGCTCGCTGGAGCTCACCGACGAGATCACCGCCGAACTCACGGTCCTCGTCGGCTTCGACCAGGACCTCGCCGCCGAGGCCACCCGCACCAGCAACCGGATACGCGGACTGCTCACCCAGTTCCACCCCAGCCTGGAGCGCGTTCTGGGTCCCCGCCTCGACCACCAGGCCGTCACCTGGCTGCTGGAACGCTACGGCTCCCCGGCCGCACTGCGCAAAGCCGGACGCCGCAGGCTCGTCGAGCTCATCCGGCCCAAGGCCCCGCGCATGGCCCAGCGGCTGATCGACGACGTCTTCGAGGCATTGGACGAGCAGACCGTCGTGGTCCCGGGCACCGGCACCCTCGACATCGTCGTGCCCTCCCTGGCCCGCTCGCTCGCCGCTGTCCACGAACAGCGCCGGGCCCTGGAAGCCCAGATCAACGCCCTGCTGGAGGCCCACCCTCTTTCCAAGGTCCTGACGTCGATGCCCGGCGTCGGCGTCAGGACCGCCGCCGTCCTGCTGGTCACCGTCGGCGACGGCACCAGCTTCCCCACCGCCGCCCACCTGGCCTCCTACGCGGGCCTGGCCCCGGTCACCAAGTCGTCCGGAACGTCGATCCACGGCGAACATGCCCCCAGAGGCGGCAATCGGCAGCTCAAACGCGCGATGTTCCTGTCCGCGTTCGCCGCCCTGCACGACCCCGCCTCCCGCACCTACTACGACAAGCAACGCGACCGCAACAAGACCCACACCCAGGCCCTCCTACGCCTCGCCCGCCAACGCATCAGCGTCCTGTTCGCGATGCTCCGCGACGGCACCTTCTACGAACCCCGCGATCCGAAGGACGTCGAGCTCGCCGCGTGA
- a CDS encoding SigE family RNA polymerase sigma factor, whose amino-acid sequence MTTPVCASASASAAPARQTRPYPSFASYVRARQPVLLRTARSLTANPSDAEDLLQTALAKTYLAWERIEDHRALDGYVRRALLNTRTSQWRRRRVDEFVCDELPEPEPVSGDADPAERQALHDAMWRAITKLPTRQRAMVVLRYYEDLSEAQTAEVLGVSVGTVKSAVSRALGKLREDPELVLVR is encoded by the coding sequence ATGACCACACCCGTCTGCGCCAGCGCCTCGGCGTCCGCCGCACCAGCGCGGCAGACCCGCCCGTACCCGTCGTTCGCGTCGTACGTGAGGGCCCGCCAACCGGTCCTGCTGCGCACCGCGCGCTCGCTCACCGCGAACCCCAGTGATGCCGAGGACCTGCTGCAGACCGCGCTCGCCAAGACCTACCTGGCATGGGAGCGGATCGAGGACCACCGGGCGCTCGATGGGTATGTGCGCCGGGCGCTGCTGAACACGCGGACCTCGCAGTGGCGCAGGCGCCGGGTGGACGAGTTCGTGTGCGACGAACTGCCCGAGCCGGAGCCGGTGTCCGGCGACGCTGACCCGGCGGAACGGCAGGCGTTGCACGACGCGATGTGGCGGGCGATCACCAAGCTGCCGACGCGGCAGCGGGCGATGGTCGTCCTGCGGTACTACGAGGACCTCAGCGAGGCCCAGACCGCCGAGGTGCTCGGGGTGTCCGTGGGTACGGTGAAGTCGGCGGTGTCCCGGGCTCTCGGCAAACTGCGCGAGGATCCCGAGCTGGTGCTGGTGCGCTGA
- a CDS encoding long-chain fatty acid--CoA ligase has protein sequence MLSTMQDVPLLISRILTHGSTVHGRSRVTTWTGEAEPQRRSFADIGARSAQLAHALRDELGVRDDERVATLMWNNADHVEAYFAIPSMGAVLHTLNLRLPAEQLLWIVHHAADRVIIVNGSLIPLLAPLLSRLSTVEHIVVSGPGDRSALTGADARVHEYEELIADRPTAYDWPELDERQAAAMCYTSGTTGDPKGVVYSHRSIYLHSMQVNMAQSMGLTDQDTSLVVVPQFHVNAWGLPHATFMTGVNMLMPDRFLQPAPLAEMIEREKPTHAAAVPTIWQGLLAELQARPRDVSSLSQVTIGGSACPPSLMAAFDELGMRVCHAWGMTETSPLGTVARPPAHAIGTEEEFAYRLTQGRFPASVEARLTGPDGERLPWDGETAGELEVRGPWIAGAYYNGPDAEPLRPADKISEDGWLKTGDVGIISPDGFLTLTDRAKDVIKSGGEWISSVELENALMSHPDVAEAAVVAVPDEKWGERPLATVVLREGATADFEALRAFLAEEGHIARWQLPERWTVIESVPKTSVGKFDKKVLRRQYADGRLDITRL, from the coding sequence GTGCTGAGCACCATGCAGGACGTACCGCTGCTGATCTCCAGGATTCTGACCCACGGGTCGACGGTCCACGGGCGATCGCGGGTGACCACCTGGACCGGCGAGGCTGAGCCGCAGCGGCGCAGCTTCGCCGACATCGGAGCCCGATCGGCCCAGCTGGCGCACGCCCTCCGCGACGAACTGGGGGTTCGGGACGACGAGCGGGTGGCAACGCTCATGTGGAACAACGCCGACCACGTCGAGGCGTACTTCGCGATCCCGTCCATGGGCGCGGTGCTGCACACCCTCAATCTGCGGCTGCCCGCTGAGCAGCTGCTGTGGATCGTCCACCACGCCGCCGACCGCGTGATCATCGTCAACGGCTCGCTGATACCGCTGCTCGCGCCGTTGCTGTCCAGGTTGTCGACCGTGGAGCACATCGTGGTCTCCGGTCCCGGCGACCGTTCTGCCCTGACGGGCGCGGACGCGCGGGTGCACGAGTACGAAGAGCTGATTGCCGACCGCCCCACCGCCTACGACTGGCCGGAGCTGGACGAACGCCAGGCCGCGGCCATGTGCTACACCTCGGGCACGACCGGTGACCCCAAGGGGGTGGTGTACAGCCACCGCTCGATCTACCTGCACTCCATGCAGGTCAACATGGCCCAGTCGATGGGGCTGACCGACCAGGACACCTCGCTCGTCGTGGTGCCCCAGTTCCACGTCAACGCCTGGGGCTTGCCGCACGCCACCTTCATGACGGGCGTCAACATGCTGATGCCGGACCGCTTCCTGCAGCCCGCACCACTCGCCGAGATGATCGAGCGGGAGAAGCCGACCCATGCCGCGGCCGTTCCGACCATCTGGCAGGGCCTGCTCGCCGAACTCCAGGCCAGGCCCCGGGACGTTTCCTCCCTCTCCCAGGTCACCATCGGCGGCTCGGCCTGCCCACCCTCCCTCATGGCGGCCTTCGACGAGCTCGGCATGCGGGTGTGCCACGCCTGGGGCATGACCGAGACCTCTCCGCTCGGCACGGTGGCCCGTCCGCCGGCCCACGCGATCGGCACCGAGGAGGAGTTCGCCTACCGCCTCACCCAGGGCCGCTTCCCGGCCAGTGTCGAGGCCCGTCTCACCGGACCCGACGGCGAACGCCTCCCCTGGGACGGCGAGACGGCCGGCGAACTCGAAGTCCGCGGCCCGTGGATCGCCGGCGCCTATTACAACGGCCCCGACGCCGAACCCCTGCGTCCCGCTGACAAGATCAGCGAGGACGGCTGGCTGAAGACCGGCGACGTGGGCATCATCTCCCCCGACGGCTTCCTCACCCTCACCGACCGAGCCAAGGACGTCATCAAGTCCGGTGGCGAGTGGATCTCCTCGGTGGAGCTGGAGAACGCCCTGATGTCCCACCCGGACGTCGCCGAGGCTGCCGTGGTCGCCGTGCCCGACGAGAAGTGGGGCGAGCGCCCGCTGGCCACCGTTGTCCTCAGGGAGGGAGCCACCGCGGACTTCGAGGCCCTACGCGCCTTCCTCGCCGAGGAAGGGCACATCGCCAGGTGGCAACTGCCCGAGCGCTGGACGGTGATCGAGTCGGTGCCGAAGACGAGTGTGGGCAAGTTCGACAAGAAGGTGCTGCGCCGGCAGTACGCGGACGGCCGGCTGGACATCACCCGCCTCTGA
- a CDS encoding PAS domain-containing protein, translating to MSSRPSRGAARLAAILDALPDALVLVNANGTVVNANTIALEAFEAPGTALVGRGLLDLLPQFDSRLIPGSMRRPDHMDPRGRTKPTRMVARRTDGTEFPVEVTSANLENGQQAYDSYGYTGDELLMLVVRDLSGTVDTEAELARSQRQTEMILRAAAEGVVGTDTDGRIVLVNPAAAQMLGYRAGELGGRELHTLVLHSRPDGSPFPYGDSPLADTLRSGRKHRVRGQVLWSKGDEKVPVDLTTAPVRDGDQLVGAVMTFTDRRPFDSLAEEKSALEKAHAAELERLSEEHASDLTALRQQHVTELDELREKHAEELTAGEERYAALAEREKDRFEALAGRHEQLLSLLARSLRGPLDELRRELAALAADDAGQLWPEANQVLHHLSAGYSRITTLIDNVLGYQRLDEGCEDITRTKVMLDAVVTAGVDGAVELIGPGRVQFAVHAPPIEAEVDPQRLATALAHLVADVAGVDATGNTSVSAGGYLDNTVVVAAAQRGEVARIEVRGPYSGGDPVHEPIVRGIVRAHGGVLQTHEVPGMSGSAYVLEVPLGSGAGTVAETSASETAGTAVAGAGAAQLPRAGEAPAREAAEQDPSVREQPVQETGAGEQGAVGPGGGRRRARRASTDAFLESDVPGADGTKAPAPTGRRRRRAAAPAEEAGPVPAEGTGTASSGTGRRRGRPAESDAGDGLGVSEGAVVTAAEHAAGAAASGTGLGSAVPPQGVPAPSGRGARHGSAAPQAAALPPALPMASSETVQGPEAVPGSGADPAEGTQPTGRRRRALAAAAERAAAQEAGGARTVFALPPAEADRSPESANAATDLGKGTAPDVSTGSESAVPAESAPGVPSDTTRGSSTEGPQQLAGPVPGQAPGQTPGPKPVPDAVPEPGQAPGPVAGPLPAQVAVSADGGPGDDGRHDAVPLDQAEDHTPPQPHPTSTPTGRRRRASAQSADAVQAVAPEAAPEVAAAAAQPVAVPAAPGQPAAAVEQAVTGEPGPDQADAHQAVQAPAVRDQAVPVPANRSQAVPVPAAPRVPQAAAAQSASGQGSPVHGVPAQGTAGPAVPAQASPSTRADRAPAGAPAAVPPQPDLPVPGTQTAAPHTAQVARAAVPAQGPAGRPLPVPSEQPAPIQPVAPVQPVAPVQPVVPAQAGQAPAAQPGTPATGTPVAPPTPQPLPAESASGRAPTPPTGTASADAASQQWPGADGTSGSGTPALQARPTGTPAPGTRPPAEHTGAQPQQAAQPLPAESAEVRIDPDSTQGRAINVRTLGQGVPFARQAGQAQQPTATPPPHTPGGSGRRRKLGTPPDPANRPEPQPGQAARPHPQTDPAPASPGGQSRLAPGTEGAGRSYAIGAPGPGAAEGPEPLDGPGGAVEIADSPRPQPLDDELPPEPLDNPRRLLVWPAPDVTTQQALSDCGYRPVIVHSREEVDAQIAAFPAALFVDPLTGPITRTALQALRQAAVAAEVPVLVTAGLGQATREAAYGADPAILLKALAPRDSEQHPSRVLLIEEHAEIALALTATLERRGMQVARAASDNDAVTLAGQFRPNLVVMDLMQVHGRRSGIVDWLRANGQLNRTPLVVYTAAVDQADLPRLASGEAVLFLAERSTSSEVQSRIVDLLARIGTN from the coding sequence GTGAGCAGCAGGCCATCCCGAGGCGCTGCTCGCCTCGCAGCCATACTCGACGCCCTTCCGGACGCGTTGGTCCTGGTCAACGCCAACGGAACCGTCGTCAACGCCAACACCATCGCGCTGGAGGCTTTCGAAGCGCCGGGGACCGCACTCGTCGGGCGCGGGCTGCTCGACCTGCTCCCGCAGTTCGACTCCAGACTCATCCCCGGCTCCATGCGGCGGCCCGATCACATGGACCCGCGCGGGCGGACCAAGCCGACCCGGATGGTCGCCCGGCGGACCGACGGGACCGAGTTCCCGGTCGAGGTCACTAGCGCGAATCTCGAGAACGGGCAGCAGGCGTACGACAGTTACGGCTACACCGGTGACGAGCTGCTGATGCTCGTGGTCCGGGACCTGTCCGGGACCGTCGACACCGAGGCGGAGCTGGCCCGGTCGCAGCGGCAGACGGAGATGATCCTGCGCGCCGCGGCGGAAGGGGTCGTGGGCACCGACACCGACGGGCGAATCGTGCTCGTCAACCCGGCCGCCGCGCAGATGCTGGGGTACCGGGCGGGTGAACTCGGCGGCAGGGAGCTGCACACCCTGGTGCTGCACTCGCGTCCCGACGGGTCCCCCTTCCCCTACGGGGATTCACCGCTCGCCGACACCCTGCGCTCCGGCCGCAAGCACCGGGTGCGCGGGCAGGTGCTGTGGTCCAAAGGAGATGAAAAGGTACCGGTCGATCTGACCACCGCCCCGGTGCGGGACGGCGATCAGCTCGTCGGTGCCGTGATGACCTTCACCGACCGGCGCCCCTTCGACTCCCTCGCCGAGGAGAAGTCAGCGCTGGAGAAGGCGCACGCTGCGGAGCTGGAGCGGCTCTCCGAGGAGCACGCCTCCGATCTGACCGCGCTGCGCCAGCAGCATGTGACCGAGCTCGACGAGCTGCGCGAGAAGCACGCGGAGGAGCTGACGGCCGGCGAGGAACGGTACGCGGCGCTCGCCGAGCGGGAGAAGGACCGGTTCGAGGCCCTCGCCGGGCGGCACGAGCAGCTGCTCAGCCTGCTCGCGCGTTCCCTGCGCGGGCCGCTGGACGAACTGCGACGCGAACTGGCCGCGCTGGCCGCCGACGACGCCGGGCAGCTGTGGCCCGAGGCCAACCAGGTGCTGCATCACCTTTCGGCCGGGTACTCGCGGATCACGACGCTCATCGACAACGTCCTCGGCTACCAGCGGCTGGACGAGGGCTGCGAGGACATCACCCGTACGAAGGTGATGCTGGACGCCGTGGTCACCGCCGGCGTGGACGGAGCGGTGGAGCTGATCGGTCCCGGTCGGGTGCAGTTCGCCGTACACGCGCCGCCCATCGAGGCGGAGGTCGATCCCCAGCGGCTCGCCACCGCGCTCGCACATCTGGTGGCCGACGTCGCCGGGGTCGATGCCACCGGCAACACCTCTGTCTCGGCGGGCGGTTACCTGGACAACACCGTCGTGGTCGCCGCCGCGCAGCGCGGCGAAGTCGCACGGATCGAGGTGCGCGGGCCGTACAGCGGTGGAGACCCGGTCCACGAGCCGATCGTGCGCGGCATCGTGCGTGCTCACGGCGGTGTGCTGCAGACGCACGAGGTGCCCGGCATGAGCGGCAGCGCATACGTGCTGGAGGTGCCGCTGGGCAGCGGCGCCGGGACGGTCGCCGAAACGTCCGCCTCGGAGACCGCGGGCACGGCGGTCGCCGGTGCTGGCGCCGCGCAGCTTCCACGCGCGGGTGAGGCGCCCGCGCGAGAGGCGGCCGAGCAGGATCCGTCGGTGCGGGAGCAGCCCGTGCAGGAGACCGGCGCCGGCGAGCAGGGCGCCGTGGGCCCGGGTGGTGGACGTCGGCGGGCCCGGCGGGCTTCCACCGATGCCTTCCTGGAGAGTGATGTGCCCGGCGCCGACGGCACGAAGGCTCCGGCGCCGACCGGGCGGCGTCGCAGGCGCGCCGCAGCGCCCGCCGAGGAGGCCGGCCCGGTTCCGGCCGAGGGCACGGGAACCGCGTCCAGCGGCACCGGGCGACGCCGTGGACGGCCCGCCGAGAGCGACGCCGGTGACGGCCTGGGGGTGTCCGAGGGCGCGGTGGTGACCGCGGCCGAGCACGCCGCGGGGGCTGCGGCCTCCGGTACGGGTCTCGGCAGCGCGGTGCCGCCGCAGGGCGTGCCCGCGCCCAGTGGCCGAGGTGCCCGCCACGGCTCCGCCGCACCGCAGGCGGCAGCCCTGCCGCCCGCCCTGCCCATGGCCAGCAGCGAGACCGTGCAGGGCCCGGAGGCGGTTCCGGGGTCCGGAGCCGATCCGGCCGAGGGGACCCAGCCGACCGGGCGGCGCCGGCGCGCACTGGCCGCGGCGGCGGAACGCGCCGCAGCCCAGGAGGCGGGCGGTGCCCGCACGGTCTTCGCGCTGCCGCCGGCCGAGGCCGACCGCTCGCCGGAGTCGGCGAACGCCGCCACCGACCTCGGGAAGGGGACGGCACCCGACGTCTCCACCGGGTCGGAGTCCGCTGTGCCTGCGGAGTCAGCGCCCGGTGTCCCCTCGGACACCACGAGGGGCTCAAGTACTGAAGGGCCACAGCAGCTTGCAGGCCCTGTCCCAGGGCAGGCCCCGGGGCAGACTCCAGGACCCAAGCCGGTTCCGGATGCGGTCCCGGAACCAGGGCAGGCGCCCGGTCCGGTTGCCGGGCCGTTGCCCGCACAGGTGGCGGTGTCCGCGGACGGCGGCCCCGGCGACGACGGCCGCCACGATGCCGTGCCGCTCGACCAGGCCGAGGACCACACGCCGCCGCAGCCGCATCCCACCAGCACTCCGACCGGTCGGCGCCGCCGGGCCTCGGCCCAGTCAGCGGATGCCGTCCAAGCGGTGGCACCGGAGGCGGCTCCCGAGGTCGCTGCGGCTGCCGCGCAGCCGGTGGCGGTGCCGGCGGCCCCGGGACAACCGGCTGCCGCGGTTGAGCAGGCCGTAACGGGTGAGCCCGGTCCGGATCAAGCCGATGCGCATCAGGCTGTGCAGGCCCCGGCCGTTCGGGACCAGGCAGTGCCGGTGCCGGCGAATCGGTCTCAAGCGGTTCCGGTTCCGGCCGCTCCCCGGGTTCCCCAAGCTGCAGCGGCACAGTCGGCTTCGGGCCAGGGATCTCCGGTTCACGGCGTTCCGGCACAGGGTACGGCCGGTCCGGCTGTCCCGGCCCAAGCCAGCCCCTCGACAAGGGCCGACCGAGCCCCTGCCGGGGCCCCGGCAGCCGTGCCGCCCCAGCCCGATCTCCCCGTCCCCGGCACACAGACGGCCGCACCGCATACCGCACAGGTCGCACGGGCCGCTGTTCCCGCGCAGGGACCTGCTGGCCGCCCCCTGCCGGTCCCCTCGGAGCAGCCGGCACCTATCCAGCCAGTGGCACCCGTCCAACCAGTGGCACCCGTCCAACCGGTTGTGCCCGCCCAGGCGGGACAGGCCCCGGCGGCACAGCCCGGCACCCCCGCCACCGGCACCCCGGTGGCGCCCCCGACCCCTCAGCCGCTGCCCGCGGAGTCGGCTTCCGGCCGGGCGCCGACGCCACCCACCGGCACGGCCTCCGCGGACGCCGCCTCCCAGCAGTGGCCCGGTGCCGACGGCACCTCCGGCTCGGGCACGCCCGCACTTCAGGCACGCCCGACCGGCACTCCAGCACCCGGCACCCGGCCGCCTGCCGAGCACACCGGTGCCCAGCCGCAGCAGGCCGCCCAGCCGCTGCCTGCTGAGTCCGCGGAGGTCCGGATCGACCCGGACTCGACGCAGGGCCGAGCGATCAACGTCCGGACGCTGGGCCAAGGCGTGCCGTTCGCACGGCAGGCCGGTCAGGCTCAGCAGCCGACGGCGACGCCGCCCCCGCACACACCCGGCGGTTCCGGCCGCCGCCGCAAGTTGGGCACACCCCCCGACCCGGCCAACCGCCCGGAGCCGCAGCCGGGACAGGCGGCCCGGCCGCATCCGCAGACCGACCCCGCGCCCGCATCGCCCGGTGGGCAGTCCCGGCTCGCGCCGGGCACGGAGGGTGCCGGACGGTCGTACGCGATAGGCGCCCCGGGGCCCGGAGCCGCCGAGGGTCCCGAACCGCTGGACGGTCCCGGCGGTGCCGTCGAGATCGCGGACAGCCCGCGTCCGCAGCCGCTGGACGACGAGCTGCCTCCGGAACCACTGGACAACCCGCGTCGGCTGCTGGTGTGGCCGGCTCCGGACGTGACGACCCAGCAGGCGCTGAGCGACTGTGGCTACCGACCGGTGATCGTGCACTCCCGCGAGGAGGTCGATGCGCAGATCGCGGCCTTCCCTGCCGCGCTGTTCGTGGATCCGCTGACCGGGCCCATCACCCGCACGGCGCTGCAGGCGCTGCGACAGGCCGCCGTCGCGGCCGAGGTGCCGGTACTGGTCACGGCAGGGCTCGGGCAGGCGACGCGTGAGGCGGCCTACGGTGCCGACCCGGCCATACTGCTGAAGGCGCTCGCCCCTCGGGACAGCGAGCAACACCCGTCGCGGGTGCTCCTCATCGAGGAGCACGCGGAGATCGCGCTGGCGCTGACCGCGACGCTGGAGCGGCGCGGGATGCAGGTGGCACGGGCCGCGAGCGACAACGACGCGGTGACGCTGGCGGGGCAGTTCCGGCCGAACCTGGTGGTGATGGACCTGATGCAGGTACACGGGCGGCGGTCCGGGATCGTGGACTGGCTGCGCGCGAACGGGCAGCTCAACCGCACCCCGCTGGTCGTCTACACCGCCGCCGTCGACCAGGCCGATCTGCCCCGACTGGCCTCGGGCGAAGCCGTGCTGTTCCTAGCCGAACGGTCCACCAGCAGCGAGGTGCAGTCACGGATCGTGGATCTGCTGGCCAGGATCGGGACGAACTGA
- a CDS encoding SSI family serine proteinase inhibitor — protein MVPVLPAVGRRLLVSSLAAVASLVPFSAVPAVAAGAVAPPLRPGDRGTERHGDHLIVVVRHAGAGQDGAYEVFCHPDAGLHPDPAGACRVLDSHTRWGQDPFAPVAPGSVCTMLYGGPATAHVTGTWAGRPVDASYDRSNGCEIGRWDRMVPLLPKVGGLG, from the coding sequence ATGGTTCCTGTCCTTCCTGCCGTCGGACGGCGGCTTCTCGTATCGTCGCTCGCCGCTGTCGCCTCCCTCGTCCCGTTCTCCGCCGTGCCCGCCGTGGCAGCCGGTGCCGTGGCACCGCCCCTCCGGCCCGGGGACCGGGGCACGGAGCGGCACGGCGATCACCTCATCGTCGTCGTCCGGCACGCCGGAGCCGGGCAGGACGGAGCGTACGAGGTCTTCTGTCACCCCGATGCCGGCCTTCATCCCGACCCGGCCGGGGCCTGCCGGGTCCTCGACTCCCACACCCGCTGGGGACAGGACCCCTTCGCTCCGGTGGCGCCCGGCAGCGTCTGCACCATGCTGTACGGCGGACCGGCCACCGCCCATGTCACCGGCACCTGGGCAGGCCGGCCGGTCGACGCCTCGTACGACCGCAGCAACGGATGCGAGATCGGGCGGTGGGACCGGATGGTGCCGCTGCTGCCGAAGGTCGGCGGACTCGGCTGA
- a CDS encoding IS5 family transposase, with the protein MSEPKPYPSDLSDARWALIEPTLTAWRKARLDRRPTGQPAKVELRDVFNAILYVNRTGIPWKYLPHDFPGHGTVYFYYAAWRDEGIFAQLNYDLTGLARVKEGRKPEPTASVIDTQSVKTSTNVPMTSQGTDAAKKIVGRKRGILTDTIGLILAVTVTAASLSENALGIRLLDQAKSTYPTIAKSWVDTGFKKAVVEHGAKLGIDVEVVDKNPGTRGFHVLKRRWVVERSIGWIMMHRRLARDYETLATSSEAMIHVASIDNLAKRITDEATPTWRGTY; encoded by the coding sequence GTGAGCGAGCCGAAGCCGTACCCCAGCGACCTGTCCGACGCCCGGTGGGCCTTGATCGAGCCGACCCTGACGGCATGGCGGAAAGCCCGGCTCGACCGCCGCCCCACGGGCCAACCGGCGAAAGTTGAACTCCGCGACGTGTTCAACGCGATTCTCTACGTGAACCGCACCGGCATCCCCTGGAAATACCTCCCGCACGACTTCCCCGGCCACGGCACCGTCTACTTCTACTACGCGGCCTGGCGTGACGAGGGAATCTTCGCCCAGCTCAATTACGACCTGACCGGACTCGCCCGCGTGAAGGAGGGTCGTAAGCCCGAACCAACGGCCTCTGTCATCGACACCCAGAGCGTCAAGACCTCCACCAACGTGCCCATGACCAGCCAGGGAACGGACGCCGCGAAGAAGATCGTGGGCCGGAAGCGAGGCATCCTCACCGACACGATCGGCCTGATCCTCGCCGTAACCGTCACCGCCGCGAGCCTCTCCGAGAACGCCCTGGGAATACGCCTCCTCGACCAGGCCAAAAGCACCTACCCAACCATCGCCAAGAGCTGGGTCGACACCGGCTTCAAGAAAGCCGTCGTCGAGCATGGCGCGAAACTCGGGATCGACGTCGAAGTCGTCGACAAAAACCCCGGAACCCGCGGATTTCATGTCCTGAAAAGACGCTGGGTAGTGGAGCGAAGTATCGGTTGGATCATGATGCACCGTCGGCTCGCCCGCGACTACGAGACTCTCGCCACCAGCTCCGAAGCCATGATCCACGTCGCGTCGATCGATAACCTTGCCAAGCGCATAACGGATGAAGCTACGCCAACCTGGCGAGGAACTTACTAG